The Prevotella melaninogenica genome window below encodes:
- a CDS encoding SusC/RagA family TonB-linked outer membrane protein, protein MKYHQRMFRTLRRLPSLVFLTTFILMLSWSSPASAQVAGKKFSISFKDKSVAQILDFISTKGDYKINYSDDVKNDTLLLTISFEDVDELSAVENLLSHSSFVYNIDGKVIDVFKMKNATQGQYTIRGTVKDKDGLGVPFAIVQIKGTSQGVTADIDGNFSMPVEKEEGTITISSVGYDAKTLKYHAGKAMNVILTSSAIAMGEVTVVAYGKRNTREQVGAVASVKVEDLQKAPTASIENLLQGRMAGVDVTNLSGSPGGGGSRITIRGFSSLNQKGINDGSPLYVIDGIPVSSSAGDATGGINPLSGLDPSSIESVQVLKDAASASLYGSRAGNGVILITTKKGKSGRSEVSFNFSQSLSWLPSTPMQTLGKGERDIALRLAKSQRGAHYDYMTDKLIYPGSYKDSYGWDADNDGAYDYLWRNGKVLDSERRLPGIAQDSLNTFYNNRTNWWKYAFRVGKVTKADMLLAGGTDNIRYMVNAGVYDETGIMISSNFRRFSLLSNLDFNLSTKLSAFTRINLTYATQKAGADGGRVQGLTFDPKRTSTLLPGKGSTAEQVALRQLKDIDKTNSNYNVRLSVGLNYNILKGLKFSSTYSLDHYFTRVYTFTPDYLKYDKKSEVQASNIAMTNIQTENILTYNLALPSEHKLELMTGMTYNYDLLQNLSGTAKGGPTNSIKYAGEGWPSLFNDGGTVRAAQSFLTNQQEQSLLSFLGRAAYSYKKRYMAELSIRADGSSVFGKDVRWGTFPSVGLGWAFSEEHFMKKFWWLSFGKLRASWGKSGQKFQEPYLALGVMEESNIFNGSLGLIPQSMANKKLTWEESDQYDLGLDLQMLDYRLKLKLDYYYKYSSKLLMQSYLPGNVFLATNMWDNASAISNEGIEFEAQYDVIRKKNWNWSVGFNLSHNKNMLRKTYNGEDLNDKVLGRPVYGIYTFKDEGIVQKEEDIPMYLNASGKQIPLYFQSINNPLRVGGRKIKDQNYDGVIDDKDLYYAGSTLPAVYGGLNSHLEWKGLSFDVLFSYTISRKVMNMYKNSAFTFTKDFGVIMNYFHAGDFWTTSNRDAKYPSLEFADKDYVGQFDGNVDSNIENISFLRLKQLVIGYQIPKNWLKGSFIKDANVYLSGENLFLLTNYSGVDPEIINPYSGKDDGTQYPLNRKVTLGLNLKF, encoded by the coding sequence ATGAAGTATCATCAACGCATGTTTAGAACTTTAAGAAGGTTACCTTCTTTGGTGTTTCTGACAACTTTTATCTTGATGCTTTCGTGGAGTTCTCCTGCTTCTGCACAAGTAGCGGGTAAGAAATTCTCGATTTCGTTTAAGGATAAGAGTGTTGCTCAGATTTTGGATTTCATTTCTACAAAGGGAGACTACAAGATTAATTACTCTGACGATGTTAAGAACGACACGTTGCTTCTTACGATATCGTTTGAGGATGTAGACGAACTGAGTGCTGTGGAAAATCTATTGTCTCACTCATCTTTCGTCTATAATATCGATGGCAAGGTGATTGATGTGTTCAAGATGAAGAACGCAACACAAGGACAATACACTATTCGTGGCACAGTAAAAGACAAAGACGGATTGGGAGTGCCTTTTGCTATTGTGCAAATTAAGGGTACGTCGCAAGGTGTTACCGCTGATATTGACGGTAACTTCTCAATGCCTGTAGAGAAAGAGGAGGGGACGATTACTATCTCCAGCGTGGGCTATGATGCTAAAACGCTAAAGTATCATGCTGGTAAAGCTATGAACGTTATCCTGACTTCTTCAGCTATCGCAATGGGTGAGGTTACAGTTGTTGCCTATGGTAAGCGTAACACACGTGAGCAAGTGGGTGCTGTGGCTTCTGTAAAAGTTGAGGATTTGCAGAAGGCACCAACGGCAAGTATTGAGAATCTCTTGCAGGGTCGTATGGCTGGTGTAGATGTAACTAACCTCTCAGGTTCACCTGGTGGTGGTGGTTCTCGTATTACTATTCGTGGTTTCAGCTCTCTTAATCAGAAGGGTATCAATGATGGATCCCCTCTCTATGTAATTGATGGTATTCCTGTGTCAAGTAGTGCAGGTGATGCAACGGGTGGTATCAACCCATTGTCAGGACTCGATCCTTCAAGTATTGAGTCTGTGCAGGTACTTAAGGATGCTGCATCAGCTTCCCTCTATGGTTCACGTGCTGGTAATGGTGTTATCCTTATTACAACGAAGAAGGGTAAGTCTGGACGTTCTGAAGTGAGTTTTAATTTCTCACAGTCTCTTTCTTGGTTGCCAAGTACACCAATGCAGACCCTTGGTAAGGGTGAACGCGATATTGCTCTCCGTCTTGCTAAGAGCCAAAGAGGTGCACATTATGACTACATGACAGATAAGTTGATTTATCCGGGTTCTTATAAGGATTCATACGGATGGGATGCTGATAATGATGGTGCATACGACTATCTGTGGCGTAATGGTAAGGTGTTGGATTCAGAACGTCGTCTGCCAGGTATTGCGCAAGATTCACTTAATACTTTCTATAACAACAGAACAAACTGGTGGAAGTATGCCTTCCGTGTTGGTAAGGTGACTAAGGCTGATATGTTGTTAGCAGGTGGTACGGATAATATTAGATATATGGTTAATGCTGGTGTCTATGATGAAACTGGTATTATGATTAGTTCTAACTTCCGTCGTTTTAGTTTGTTGAGTAATCTTGATTTCAATCTGTCAACAAAGTTGAGTGCTTTCACACGTATTAATCTTACATATGCTACGCAGAAAGCTGGAGCAGATGGAGGTCGTGTGCAGGGATTGACATTCGATCCGAAACGTACATCGACTCTCTTGCCGGGTAAGGGTAGTACTGCTGAGCAAGTGGCATTGAGGCAATTGAAGGATATTGATAAGACCAACTCAAACTATAATGTTCGTTTGAGTGTTGGTTTGAACTATAACATCTTGAAGGGTCTGAAGTTCTCTTCTACTTATTCGCTTGACCATTACTTCACACGTGTATACACGTTCACACCTGATTATCTGAAGTATGATAAGAAGTCTGAGGTTCAGGCTTCCAATATTGCAATGACGAATATCCAGACAGAGAATATTCTTACTTATAACTTGGCATTACCAAGTGAGCATAAGTTGGAGTTGATGACTGGTATGACATATAACTATGACCTGTTGCAGAACTTAAGCGGTACTGCAAAGGGCGGTCCTACCAACTCTATTAAGTATGCAGGTGAGGGATGGCCTTCACTCTTTAATGATGGTGGAACAGTAAGAGCAGCACAGAGCTTCCTCACTAACCAGCAGGAACAGTCATTGCTCAGTTTCTTAGGTCGTGCAGCTTATAGCTATAAGAAGCGTTACATGGCAGAGCTTTCTATCCGTGCAGATGGATCAAGTGTGTTCGGTAAGGACGTACGTTGGGGTACCTTCCCTTCTGTTGGTCTTGGTTGGGCATTCAGTGAAGAGCACTTCATGAAGAAGTTCTGGTGGTTAAGCTTCGGTAAACTTCGTGCTTCTTGGGGTAAGTCTGGACAGAAGTTCCAGGAGCCTTATTTGGCATTGGGTGTGATGGAGGAGAGTAACATCTTTAACGGTTCGTTAGGTCTTATCCCGCAATCTATGGCTAATAAGAAGTTGACTTGGGAGGAGAGTGACCAGTATGACCTCGGTCTTGACTTGCAGATGTTGGATTATCGTTTGAAACTCAAGCTCGATTATTACTATAAGTATTCAAGCAAACTGTTGATGCAATCTTATCTTCCAGGTAATGTCTTCCTTGCTACAAATATGTGGGATAATGCATCTGCTATCTCTAACGAAGGTATCGAGTTCGAGGCTCAGTATGATGTTATCCGCAAGAAGAATTGGAACTGGAGCGTAGGCTTCAACCTTTCTCATAATAAGAACATGCTGCGTAAGACATACAATGGCGAAGACCTTAATGATAAAGTCTTAGGTCGTCCAGTCTATGGTATCTATACTTTCAAGGATGAGGGAATCGTTCAGAAGGAAGAGGATATCCCAATGTATCTTAATGCATCAGGTAAGCAGATTCCACTTTACTTCCAATCAATCAATAATCCATTGCGTGTGGGCGGAAGAAAGATTAAGGACCAGAACTATGATGGTGTGATCGATGATAAGGACCTCTATTATGCTGGTAGCACACTTCCTGCAGTTTATGGTGGTTTGAATAGCCACTTGGAATGGAAGGGATTGAGCTTTGATGTACTCTTCAGCTATACCATTAGCCGTAAGGTTATGAATATGTATAAGAACAGTGCCTTCACCTTTACAAAGGACTTCGGTGTAATCATGAACTACTTCCATGCTGGTGACTTCTGGACAACAAGCAACAGAGATGCGAAGTATCCATCACTTGAGTTTGCTGATAAGGATTATGTAGGTCAGTTTGACGGTAATGTAGACTCTAACATCGAGAACATTAGTTTCTTACGTCTCAAGCAGTTGGTTATTGGTTATCAGATACCTAAGAACTGGTTGAAGGGTTCTTTCATCAAAGATGCTAATGTTTACCTCAGCGGAGAGAATTTGTTCTTGCTTACCAATTACTCAGGAGTAGACCCAGAAATTATTAATCCTTATTCTGGTAAGGACGATGGAACACAGTATCCATTGAATAGAAAGGTTACTTTGGGTCTCAACTTAAAATTCTAA
- a CDS encoding RagB/SusD family nutrient uptake outer membrane protein, translating to MKKIIMLSICGCLLSSCSLDLQPENGLTYSNSFNKEKELNATTTSILYYINTVVGNNYVLSTAGMKADEILDGKQLREWNPRTVIKSEYSWKGLYDIIFESNLLLDNIDKTKGLAEDRRKYHVGQAEFALGLSYFLLAQRYGEAIITDNSSEIKPYSLSSQSDVLNAAIEHAKKALDILPTWDKLTDLNGVSITNRQTASKGTAAALLAQIYAWKGSVTELYKLQGNAQEDYQKSIDYSTQVIDGQVGNYQLCSSPEELCTYLSNEKSPNPEAIFSLYFDKTRSENVVSPNEVAQNFVSWPVREDQTLADLPSSSTYQLYTSTIERLFPDATDQRLQAFFYQWGTSHEVDGTDYAIMYKFRKAIMDADQYSASGKTYRTVDADYVYWRLADFYLLRAECYQKLGNEAKAIADLNVIRSRAGALSYPSTYDTEGLKKAIFLEREKEFIGENDARYADVIRNGYVKEELQGKFRLLTNQDIQGGALFLPLPKDAWQDKDGHIINTLLRQKPYWQAYN from the coding sequence ATGAAGAAGATTATAATGCTCTCAATATGTGGTTGTCTTCTGTCCTCTTGCAGCCTTGACTTGCAGCCTGAGAACGGATTGACTTATAGCAACTCGTTTAATAAGGAGAAAGAGCTGAATGCAACAACCACTTCTATTCTATATTATATCAACACTGTTGTAGGTAATAATTACGTTCTTTCAACAGCTGGTATGAAGGCTGACGAGATTCTTGATGGCAAGCAGTTACGCGAGTGGAATCCACGAACAGTAATAAAAAGTGAGTATTCATGGAAGGGTCTTTACGACATTATCTTTGAATCAAATCTATTGCTTGATAATATAGATAAGACAAAAGGCTTGGCTGAAGATCGTCGGAAGTATCATGTAGGGCAAGCTGAATTCGCTCTTGGATTGTCTTATTTCCTTTTGGCACAACGTTATGGTGAGGCAATCATCACTGATAATTCTTCAGAGATAAAGCCTTACTCTCTCTCTTCACAGAGTGATGTGCTTAATGCTGCAATAGAACATGCAAAGAAAGCATTGGATATTTTGCCTACATGGGATAAGTTGACAGACTTGAATGGTGTTTCTATCACTAATCGTCAGACTGCTTCAAAGGGTACTGCTGCAGCCTTACTCGCACAGATTTATGCGTGGAAGGGTAGTGTGACAGAACTTTATAAGTTGCAGGGTAATGCGCAAGAAGATTATCAGAAGTCTATCGATTACTCAACACAGGTTATCGATGGTCAGGTCGGTAATTATCAGCTTTGCTCTTCACCAGAGGAACTCTGTACGTATCTGTCTAATGAGAAGTCTCCTAATCCAGAGGCAATCTTCAGCTTGTACTTTGATAAGACGCGCTCAGAGAATGTAGTTTCTCCTAATGAGGTGGCACAGAACTTTGTGAGCTGGCCTGTAAGAGAGGACCAAACATTAGCTGATTTACCATCAAGTAGTACCTATCAGCTTTATACTTCAACAATAGAAAGATTGTTTCCTGATGCTACTGACCAGCGTCTACAGGCATTTTTCTATCAGTGGGGTACCTCACATGAGGTAGATGGAACTGATTACGCTATTATGTATAAGTTCAGAAAAGCAATTATGGATGCCGATCAGTATTCTGCAAGTGGTAAGACTTACCGTACGGTAGATGCTGACTATGTTTACTGGCGTCTTGCTGATTTCTATCTCTTGAGAGCAGAGTGCTATCAAAAGTTAGGTAATGAAGCAAAGGCTATCGCTGATCTTAATGTGATTCGTTCACGTGCTGGTGCGCTTTCTTATCCTTCAACCTATGATACAGAGGGACTGAAGAAGGCTATCTTCCTTGAAAGAGAAAAGGAGTTTATCGGTGAGAATGATGCACGATATGCAGATGTTATCCGTAATGGCTATGTGAAAGAAGAGTTACAGGGTAAGTTCCGCTTGTTGACTAATCAGGATATTCAAGGTGGTGCACTCTTCCTTCCACTTCCAAAGGATGCATGGCAGGATAAGGATGGGCACATCATTAATACATTGTTGCGCCAGAAACCTTATTGGCAGGCTTATAATTAA
- a CDS encoding DUF3078 domain-containing protein, whose translation MKRNFLITLFLIVSLGTIAQVNHPISVRSDERPSMDKIQAYIDSLKSLKDSVFTRKMPKVQRGQRLRRNDMRLFLPLTYYGNVAERLFTRDRKESPILSELMHLYLTRPDLVEGTDRMVQQQQTKLDDIKAPIHHDPTLVEKVADRPVEPTNVPVDVLVKRPNFWTFSGDYALQFLQNYVSGNWYKGGESNYSTLASLVMQANYNNKQKVKWENRLELKYGMQSSRSDSLHSFKSTEDLIRLTSKLGLQATKRWYYTVQFIGNTQFSHSYRSNDPKIYSAFAAPLNINLSIGMDYSVDWMNHRLKGNFHLAPLAYNMKYTRMLELTRRLGIKDGNHFLHDFGSEFTVDLEWQLMESLTWKTRLYGYSTYKRTELEWENTFTFHFNRYISSRVFIYPRFDDGVRRDDHYAFWQLKEFASIGFQYSF comes from the coding sequence ATGAAACGGAACTTTTTAATCACATTATTTCTAATAGTGAGCTTGGGTACTATTGCTCAAGTGAATCATCCTATCTCTGTTCGTAGCGATGAACGGCCGTCAATGGATAAGATTCAAGCGTATATTGATTCACTAAAATCCCTGAAAGATAGTGTGTTTACACGTAAGATGCCGAAAGTTCAACGCGGGCAGAGGCTTCGTCGGAATGATATGCGATTGTTTTTACCACTGACCTATTATGGTAATGTGGCAGAAAGACTGTTTACACGTGATAGAAAGGAAAGTCCAATTCTCTCAGAGTTGATGCACCTTTACTTGACACGTCCAGACCTTGTGGAGGGTACTGATCGTATGGTACAGCAACAGCAGACGAAATTAGATGATATTAAAGCACCAATACATCATGATCCTACATTGGTAGAAAAAGTGGCTGATCGTCCTGTTGAGCCAACAAATGTACCTGTAGATGTTTTGGTAAAGCGTCCTAATTTCTGGACGTTTAGTGGTGATTATGCTCTACAGTTCCTGCAGAATTATGTCTCTGGAAACTGGTATAAAGGTGGCGAAAGCAATTATTCTACTTTGGCTTCATTGGTCATGCAAGCTAATTATAATAATAAGCAGAAAGTGAAGTGGGAGAACCGTTTGGAGTTAAAATATGGTATGCAGAGTAGCCGCTCCGACTCCCTACACAGTTTTAAGAGTACAGAGGACCTGATTCGTCTTACCTCTAAACTCGGTTTGCAGGCAACAAAGCGTTGGTATTATACGGTTCAGTTTATTGGCAATACGCAATTTAGCCATTCTTACCGTTCAAATGATCCAAAGATTTATTCAGCTTTTGCAGCTCCGTTGAACATAAACCTTTCTATCGGTATGGATTACTCGGTAGACTGGATGAACCATCGTTTGAAGGGTAACTTCCACTTGGCACCATTAGCTTATAATATGAAGTATACTCGTATGTTAGAGTTGACGCGTCGTTTGGGTATCAAGGATGGTAATCATTTCCTGCATGACTTCGGTTCTGAGTTTACGGTTGATTTAGAATGGCAGTTGATGGAATCGCTTACTTGGAAGACACGCCTGTATGGCTATTCGACTTATAAGCGTACGGAGTTAGAATGGGAGAATACCTTTACCTTCCACTTCAATCGCTATATATCAAGTCGTGTGTTTATCTATCCTCGTTTTGATGATGGTGTACGTCGTGATGACCATTATGCTTTTTGGCAGTTGAAGGAGTTTGCTTCTATAGGCTTCCAGTATAGTTTCTAA
- a CDS encoding thioredoxin family protein has product MKRRRYILLLVSLLMMVVQLRAQQGMEAANGIKFFKGTFSEALVKAKQENKILFVDFYAVWCVPCKKMAKTVFTQEEVGKYFNEHFISLQLDAEKGENVDIAKNYKVAAYPTVAFIAPDGKALSVNTGAMDKDELMEAAKIAAGESVSFEELYNKYKADNNDLDVQQQLLLKAPSFLQAQEGMDADKWVTRLQKLYKNYVAAKAPLKLINENDYRIILTLEGDEDKEHKQYMIDLMNDHLDDWMKKLGKAPAYYIVEANDIFAEDMAKDGNVKYKDYVEKVKNQYAKAYEVVGLTGITPYEKAKLYFDALFNLYKNKNVNGYVKAMETYFGKMENNLRSADYGKAAQNLYMAAGKSLKAKDHEVAIKWAEKALSQEDAVMDRVNYMVMIGDSYRELKNYTKAREYYNQAFAETLRLENMEMPQAMLQGAIKQKLSTLELLEK; this is encoded by the coding sequence ATGAAAAGAAGAAGATATATCTTACTGCTTGTATCTCTTTTGATGATGGTAGTACAGCTTCGTGCACAGCAGGGTATGGAAGCAGCAAATGGTATTAAGTTCTTTAAGGGAACTTTCAGTGAAGCTTTGGTAAAAGCTAAGCAAGAGAATAAAATTCTGTTTGTTGACTTCTACGCAGTGTGGTGTGTTCCTTGTAAGAAGATGGCAAAGACAGTTTTCACACAAGAGGAAGTTGGAAAGTATTTCAATGAACACTTTATCAGTCTGCAGTTAGATGCAGAGAAGGGTGAGAATGTTGATATCGCTAAGAACTATAAGGTAGCAGCATATCCAACAGTAGCTTTCATTGCACCAGATGGTAAGGCCTTGTCTGTGAATACAGGTGCGATGGATAAGGATGAACTCATGGAGGCTGCTAAGATTGCAGCAGGTGAGAGTGTAAGTTTTGAGGAACTTTACAATAAGTACAAGGCTGATAACAACGACCTTGACGTTCAGCAGCAACTTCTTCTCAAGGCACCATCTTTCTTGCAGGCGCAGGAGGGTATGGATGCAGATAAGTGGGTAACACGTTTGCAGAAACTTTATAAGAACTATGTAGCTGCTAAGGCACCATTGAAGCTTATCAATGAGAATGACTATCGTATCATTCTAACATTGGAGGGTGATGAAGATAAGGAGCACAAGCAGTATATGATTGACCTTATGAACGACCACCTTGATGACTGGATGAAGAAACTTGGTAAGGCACCTGCCTACTACATTGTTGAGGCTAACGACATCTTTGCCGAGGATATGGCAAAAGATGGCAACGTAAAGTATAAAGACTATGTAGAGAAAGTTAAGAACCAGTATGCAAAGGCATACGAGGTTGTTGGCTTGACAGGTATTACTCCATACGAGAAGGCAAAGCTCTACTTCGATGCTCTTTTCAACTTGTATAAGAACAAGAATGTGAATGGCTATGTGAAAGCTATGGAGACCTATTTTGGCAAGATGGAGAACAACCTCCGTTCAGCCGACTATGGTAAGGCAGCACAGAACCTCTATATGGCAGCAGGCAAGAGTCTGAAGGCTAAGGATCATGAGGTAGCTATCAAGTGGGCTGAGAAAGCTTTGTCACAGGAAGATGCTGTGATGGACCGTGTCAACTATATGGTAATGATAGGTGACTCTTATCGTGAATTGAAGAACTATACCAAGGCACGTGAATACTATAACCAGGCATTTGCTGAGACACTCCGTTTAGAGAATATGGAGATGCCACAGGCTATGTTGCAGGGTGCAATCAAGCAGAAGCTCTCTACGCTCGAACTCCTTGAAAAGTAA
- a CDS encoding fasciclin domain-containing protein, translating into MKKIIYIITMCLTMGVFSSCTQYNFDDTGLANGKHDMTMWEYFKGDSYNWDSLRVMAERADLVSLFQGTSQYGKNFTFFGPTNHSIRRYLYDNHMERVSDIPVADCKKFILNSVLPNKRVMLDDFKEGVKSSDASTPIGKGGETVEMASGKQLWIYTFHESYNGVPAAGPLRIHLVSPTTTKTSDVASCNIETNTGVVHSLVYDFNLTDF; encoded by the coding sequence ATGAAAAAGATTATATATATAATAACAATGTGTCTGACAATGGGAGTCTTCTCCAGTTGTACTCAGTATAACTTTGACGACACTGGGCTTGCTAATGGAAAGCATGATATGACGATGTGGGAATACTTCAAAGGGGACAGCTATAATTGGGATTCCCTTCGTGTAATGGCAGAACGTGCCGACTTAGTGTCGCTCTTCCAAGGTACAAGTCAGTACGGAAAGAACTTCACATTCTTTGGTCCTACGAATCATAGTATTCGTCGTTATCTCTATGATAATCATATGGAGAGAGTGTCGGATATCCCAGTTGCTGACTGCAAGAAGTTTATCTTGAATAGTGTTTTGCCTAACAAGCGAGTGATGCTTGATGATTTTAAGGAAGGTGTTAAATCTTCTGATGCATCAACACCTATTGGTAAGGGAGGTGAGACAGTAGAGATGGCTTCTGGTAAGCAGTTGTGGATTTATACTTTCCACGAGTCTTACAACGGTGTGCCAGCCGCTGGCCCTTTACGTATCCACTTGGTTTCCCCAACGACCACCAAGACTTCTGACGTTGCTTCATGTAATATTGAAACAAACACAGGAGTGGTTCACTCACTTGTTTATGACTTCAACTTAACCGACTTTTAA
- a CDS encoding outer membrane beta-barrel protein, giving the protein MKRIAILIVLVTSTLVSMAQNKLGTWSVIPHVGVSISSLLGGSGIYEIGIEQGIEVKTHALLGFVGGADVMYQASDAVGLSAGLSFVQAGCKLEDYTDDHTVVYDRYLRINYVSMPILVHNKLLAGFSVKVGIEPTCVFNANNHEVYQSYSVDKDGKKTNFQENTYDFDIKNGMCKFGLSIPIGVSYEYENVVLGALYHVGVFKIYKEGDSSRSSVFEVSVGYKLNL; this is encoded by the coding sequence ATGAAACGAATAGCTATTCTAATCGTATTAGTTACATCAACTTTGGTATCAATGGCACAGAATAAATTAGGTACATGGTCAGTGATACCGCATGTAGGAGTGTCTATATCTTCTTTGTTAGGTGGGTCTGGAATCTATGAAATTGGTATTGAGCAAGGTATAGAAGTAAAGACACATGCATTGTTAGGGTTTGTTGGAGGGGCTGATGTGATGTATCAGGCTTCTGATGCTGTAGGTCTTTCCGCTGGCTTATCATTTGTTCAAGCAGGCTGTAAGTTGGAGGATTATACTGATGACCACACTGTAGTTTATGATCGTTACTTGCGAATAAATTATGTGAGTATGCCAATTTTAGTTCATAATAAGTTGTTGGCAGGTTTTTCTGTTAAGGTTGGTATAGAACCAACCTGCGTCTTTAATGCTAATAATCATGAAGTATATCAGTCGTATTCTGTAGATAAAGACGGTAAGAAGACTAATTTCCAAGAGAATACATATGATTTTGATATAAAGAATGGTATGTGTAAGTTTGGTCTTTCTATACCAATTGGTGTAAGCTATGAGTATGAAAACGTTGTGTTAGGAGCATTATATCATGTGGGAGTCTTTAAGATTTACAAGGAAGGCGATTCTTCTCGTAGCAGCGTGTTTGAGGTGTCTGTAGGTTATAAATTAAATCTTTAA